Proteins encoded by one window of Microcebus murinus isolate Inina chromosome 2, M.murinus_Inina_mat1.0, whole genome shotgun sequence:
- the LOC105864461 gene encoding olfactory receptor 6K2-like, whose protein sequence is METLNWTSSQEFIFSAFPCSWGESVICFFLLLLIYVFIVVGNLVIITVVQLNTHLHTPMYFFISVLSFLEMWYTTATIPTMLSTLLSERRSISLNGCLLQMYFFHSTGISEVCLLTAMAFDRYLAICSPLHYPTIMTPKLCAQLTLSCCVCGFITPLPEIAWISTLPFCGSNHLEHIFCDFLPVLRLACTDTQAIVMIQIVDVVHAVEIVTAAMLIVMSYVGIVAVILRIRSAEGRRKAFSTCVSHLTVFLLFFGNVALMYLRFSATYSMFWDTAIALGFAVLSPFFNPIIYSLRNKEIKEAIKKHVDQAKIFFH, encoded by the coding sequence ATGGAGACCCTCAATTGGACCTCATCACAGGAGTTTATCTTCTCTGCTTTCCCTTGTTCCTGGGGAGAGTCTGTCATCTGCTTTTTTTTGCTGCTCCTCATCtatgttttcattgttgttgGAAACTTGGTCATCATCACAGTGGTCCAGCTGAATACTCACCTCCACACTCCTATGTACTTCTTCATTAGTGTGCTTTCCTTTCTGGAGATGTGGTATACCACCGCTACCATCCCAACGATGCTCTCAACCCTGCTTAGTGAGAGGAGGAGCATTTCCTTAAATGGTTGCCTCCTGCAGATGTATTTCTTCCATTCCACAGGCATCAGTGAAGTGTGTCTATTGACAGCTATGGCCTTCGATCGCTACCTGGCCATCTGTAGCCCTCTTCATTATCCAACCATCATGACCCCCAAGCTATGTGCCCAGCTGACTTTAAGTTGCTGCGTATGTGGCTTTATCACACCCCTCCCTGAGATTGCCTGGATCTCCACGCTGCCATTTTGTGGCTCAAACCACCTTGAGCACATCTTCTGTGACTTCCTCCCAGTGCTGCGCCTGGCCTGCACAGACACACAAGCCATCGTCATGATTCAGATAGTGGATGTTGTGCATGCAGTGGAGATTGTCACAGCTGCGATGCTTATTGTCATGTCCTACGTTGGCATCGTGGCTGTGATTCTACGTATTCGTTCAGCTGAAGGCCGCCGCAAAGCATTTTCCACATGCGTCTCCCACCTCACTGTCTTTTTGCTCTTCTTTGGTAACGTGGCCCTCATGTACCTACGCTTCTCTGCCACCTACTCCATGTTCTGGGACACAGCCATTGCTCTGGGCTTTGCAGTTTTGTCCCCTTTCTTCAACCCCATTATCTACAGCCTGAGgaataaagagataaaagaagCTATCAAAAAGCATGTGGATCAAGCTAAGATCTTTTTTCATTAG
- the LOC105864454 gene encoding olfactory receptor 6K3 — MVRSNQTTTVTEFLFSGFPQLEDGSLLFFIPLFIIYVFIILGNLIVFFAVRMDPRLHNPMYNFISIFSFLEIWYTTATIPKMLSNLVSKQRTISMVGCLLQMYFFHSLGNSEGILLTTMAIDRYVAICNPLRYSTIMTPRLCAQLSAGSCIFGFLVLLPEIAWISTLPFCGPNQIHQIFCDFEPVLRLACTDTSMILIEDVIHAVAIITTFLIIALSYLRIFTVILRIPSAEGRKKAFSTCAGHLMVFLIFFGSVSLMYLRFNAIYPPVLDTAIALMFTIFAPFFNPIIYSLRNKDMKNAIKKLFCLQKVLNTSGR, encoded by the coding sequence ATGGTGAGAAGTAACCAAACCACTACAGTCACAGAGTTTCTCTTCTCTGGATTCCCCCAGTTGGAAGACGGTAGCCTCCTCTTCTTCATCCCGCTGTTCATTATCTATGTATTCATTATTCTTGGgaatctcattgtgttttttgcAGTCAGGATGGACCCCCGTCTCCACAATCCCATGTATAATTTCATCAGCATTTTTTCGTTTCTGGAGATCTGGTACACCACCGCCACAATTCCCAAAATGCTCTCTAACCTCGTCAGTAAGCAGAGGACCATCTCCATGGTTGGCTGCCTCTTGCAGATGTACTTCTTCCATTCCCTGGGAAATTCGGAGGGGATTTTGCTGACCACCATGGCTATTGACAGGTATGTTGCCATCTGTAACCCTCTGCGCTACTCGACCATCATGACCCCTCGGCTCTGTGCTCAGCTGTCTGCAGGCTCCTGCATCTTTGGCTTTCTTGTGTTGCTCCCAGAGATTGCCTGGATTTCCACTCTGCCCTTCTGTGGACCCAACCAAATCCATCAGATATTCTGTGACTTCGAACCTGTGCTGCGCTTGGCCTGTACAGACACGTCCATGATTCTGATTGAGGATGTGATCCATGCGGTGGCTATCATCACTACCTTTCTAATCATTGCCCTGTCCTACCTAAGGATTTTCACTGTGATCCTGAGAATTCCCTCTGCGGAGGGTAGGAAAAAGGCTTTTTCTACCTGTGCAGGCCATCTCATGGTCTTTCTGATATTCTTTGGCAGTGTATCCCTTATGTACTTGCGTTTTAATGCCATTTATCCACCAGTTTTGGACACAGCCATTGCACTGATGTTCACAATATTTGCTCCATTCTTCAATCCCATCATTTATAGTCTGAGAAACAAGGACATGAAGAATGCAATTAAAAAACTGTTCTGTCTTCAGAAAGTGTTGAACACATCAGGACGTTAG